The following coding sequences lie in one Streptococcus suis genomic window:
- a CDS encoding DegV family protein: MTFTIVTDSTSDLPISWVQENDVTVLGLTINLDGVTYETVGENRLTSTDLLAKMETGGLPTTSQVNVGQFEEVFEAAAKEGQDVLYLAFSSALSGTYQSGTIARDMVLDNYPDAVIEIVDTKAAAIGEGYLVMQAAQARAAGKSLAETKALIEDLVPRLRTYLLVDDLNHLVRGGRLSKAAALIGGLVNIKPLLALNAEGKLEAIAKIRGRKKGIKEMLNLTLDGLDHSTVMVAYTGDIEAAEAIKATLLEDSRVTDVLLTELGPIIATHTGTGVLAILSINKKER; the protein is encoded by the coding sequence GTGACATTTACAATCGTAACCGATTCGACATCGGATTTGCCAATCAGCTGGGTCCAAGAAAATGATGTGACCGTGCTTGGTTTGACAATTAACCTAGACGGCGTAACCTATGAAACCGTTGGGGAAAACCGCTTGACCTCTACGGATTTGCTTGCAAAGATGGAAACAGGAGGCCTTCCGACAACCAGTCAGGTCAATGTTGGTCAGTTTGAAGAAGTTTTTGAAGCGGCAGCCAAGGAAGGTCAAGATGTACTCTACCTGGCCTTTTCATCGGCTCTTTCAGGAACCTATCAGAGCGGAACCATTGCACGCGATATGGTCTTGGACAACTACCCAGATGCTGTTATCGAAATTGTAGATACTAAGGCTGCGGCTATTGGTGAAGGTTACTTGGTCATGCAGGCTGCCCAAGCACGTGCAGCGGGCAAGTCATTAGCTGAAACTAAGGCGCTCATCGAGGACTTGGTGCCACGTTTGCGGACCTATCTCTTAGTTGATGACCTCAATCACTTGGTACGTGGTGGTCGCTTGTCCAAGGCAGCTGCTCTCATTGGAGGATTGGTCAATATCAAACCCCTTCTTGCTCTCAATGCGGAAGGGAAGTTAGAAGCCATTGCCAAAATCCGTGGCCGTAAAAAAGGGATTAAGGAAATGCTGAACCTGACCTTGGATGGTTTGGATCATTCCACGGTCATGGTGGCCTATACAGGTGATATTGAGGCGGCTGAAGCGATTAAGGCAACCTTGTTGGAAGACAGCCGTGTTACTGATGTGCTCTTGACAGAGTTGGGGCCAATTATTGCTACCCATACGGGGACGGGAGTTCTAGCTATCCTATCCATCAATAAGAAAGAGAGATAA
- a CDS encoding methylase translates to MEESLIKSKQRVQKHGEVFTPAWMVQKMLDTPGVKEACESVYKTFLEPSAGDGNFLQAILERKLEAVVRQYDKRNWKTKSLVALSSIYGIEFLEDNLEVARSRMFLCYLDWYEQAFGTRLNSKNDIYQSAHYLIHKNIVRGNTLTQQHPVTGEPIRFNEWQLVKGHPSLVRKIPFALSELLGKEVEDDRTVVEGQLSFFDIDDEFMIENESVKKADTIKEITIQKVYLLGD, encoded by the coding sequence TTGGAAGAGAGCTTAATTAAATCAAAACAACGTGTTCAAAAACATGGAGAAGTCTTTACACCTGCTTGGATGGTTCAGAAAATGCTGGATACTCCTGGAGTGAAAGAAGCTTGTGAAAGTGTATATAAGACCTTTTTAGAGCCATCTGCAGGCGATGGAAATTTTTTGCAAGCAATTTTAGAGAGAAAGCTAGAGGCTGTGGTCAGACAGTATGACAAACGAAATTGGAAAACAAAGTCTTTAGTTGCTCTCTCGTCCATCTATGGCATAGAGTTTTTAGAAGATAATTTGGAAGTGGCACGTTCACGGATGTTTCTTTGTTATTTAGACTGGTACGAGCAAGCTTTTGGAACTAGACTAAATAGCAAAAATGATATCTATCAATCAGCACACTATCTTATTCATAAAAATATTGTGAGAGGAAATACTTTGACTCAGCAGCATCCAGTTACAGGGGAGCCTATCAGGTTCAATGAGTGGCAACTGGTCAAAGGTCATCCAAGTTTGGTAAGAAAAATTCCTTTTGCACTTTCAGAACTTTTGGGTAAGGAAGTAGAAGACGATCGGACAGTCGTGGAAGGACAACTGAGTTTTTTTGATATAGATGATGAATTTATGATTGAGAATGAATCTGTTAAAAAAGCAGATACGATAAAAGAGATAACCATTCAAAAAGTGTATTTACTAGGAGATTAG
- a CDS encoding 50S ribosomal protein L13, with the protein MNKTTFMAKPGQVERKWYVVDATDVPLGRLSAVVASVLRGKNKPTFTPHTDTGDFVIVINAEKVKLTGKKATDKIYYTHSNHPGGLKSISAGELRSKNAVRLIEKSVKGMLPHNTLGRAQGMKLKVFVGAEHTHAAQQPEVLDISGLI; encoded by the coding sequence ATGAACAAAACAACTTTTATGGCTAAACCAGGCCAAGTTGAGCGCAAATGGTATGTAGTAGACGCTACTGATGTACCTCTTGGACGTCTTTCTGCAGTAGTTGCTAGCGTACTTCGCGGAAAAAACAAACCAACTTTCACACCTCACACTGATACTGGTGACTTCGTTATCGTTATCAACGCTGAGAAAGTGAAATTGACTGGTAAAAAAGCAACTGATAAGATTTACTACACTCACTCAAACCACCCAGGCGGATTGAAATCAATCTCAGCTGGTGAATTGCGTTCTAAAAACGCTGTTCGTTTGATTGAAAAATCAGTTAAAGGTATGCTTCCACACAACACACTTGGTCGTGCACAAGGCATGAAGTTGAAAGTGTTTGTAGGTGCTGAGCACACTCACGCTGCACAACAACCAGAAGTACTTGATATTTCAGGTCTTATCTAA
- a CDS encoding DNA-binding protein — translation MTEFKFNKLTPLSNVNIDPSHDAAMKYALEDKGIKNVAISGNYGSGKSSFIETYKSKNGSFKPLHISLAHFSSLNHLENGSNAQLEIFQGQIENSDSLEQINIIEGKIINQLLHQIDAKYIPMTIFKSKKNPVSFEVVKLSVVILLFLLPTLFLWNYTQLAILVREGFPNFPHLGSIIRLLAYLILTCNMIYVVYKLSELQLKRRLIKNLSFRGANISGDIEVFQSEEDSYFDKYLDDVLYLFDNCQSDIVIFEDIDRFETNLIFEKLREINTLVNNKRKDGKKLLFIYLIKDDMFTSQDRTKFFDFIIPIIPVITSSNSGEKLGEILTNLGESHSVSKTLLKQVAIYIDDMRLAYNICNEFVLYKNNLFSQKENDNNKLNLSSDKIFAIIVYKNIFPKDFSLLQKDSGFVHQLFSKIDNLRQRNLDKKSAEIEKIEEKIISSEQEFSRNKLELYSTYLKVPEGRVAIRVNGKTESQFPNRLDFIREILSEDAEIESVKADYYSQLNGRKEELEDIFPMNDISFQERLSALDNQNHLNELNSNLEKLREEYGNIKSEKLSVLINRHFFDTIMEEYSYLKKEKNSLIMHLLRNGYIDESFPDYITYFYPNSLKKQDKEFLNAVQGEIELDWDYSLIEVAEVNERLDDSDFTRIYALNFDLFEYLLQRESKKRLESYLSETNVKFVNKFLQQNSRPLAAKISVLLYLTDLNQETLKLLLTSDDILEKEKIQIIVLLLSFIDFSKVGWQEELQEVINSFVNSNWSDIQEIIDNFNELLNNTQIQDNLKFMEVKIKDLSFEDSHKVMSDFVYDNNLYDVNVKNVRSLAFYLDDNFKQDSLIKQPITTVRKFDKLFSYIEKNIDRFVTEFIPYMSDNLCDKWLDMYYLLNHNEVTSDNRIEYLKRVQNNILDFEQLDDAIIKDAAIAFNKARFSTKNILDYFCEYHSWNDRLIEFVNNGEHLDFLQTEFKGFSDEFQEEFFEETVKCNQLANDKYKEILSKLGWCFTEFKLANIADEKMSILISTRSISDKFSVNTLNFLRDNYQNHVIEYLMEYIDEYLLENVEDTDIYQETEMFNLLQEGLTDERKFKIIDRFPTRISIEGKDYSTPLVNHILQNKFDESDLEYILCGYTSFEFSTRKLVEKIFADYFDDILEEGYSVNKELLQSVIENTDIDLSERRLILAKYLNEFTYDEVLSLFRVLDLTEIILALTDRKNPKIKNTNYNKSILQYLKINKKIASYQLEGDGYRIYSRKKIK, via the coding sequence ATGACAGAATTTAAATTCAATAAATTAACGCCATTAAGCAACGTTAACATCGACCCATCGCATGATGCAGCGATGAAATATGCGTTAGAAGATAAAGGTATTAAGAATGTAGCGATATCTGGAAATTATGGTTCAGGTAAAAGTAGTTTTATAGAGACTTATAAAAGTAAAAATGGAAGTTTTAAACCATTACATATCTCGTTGGCACACTTTTCTTCTCTGAATCACCTTGAAAATGGGAGCAATGCTCAATTGGAAATATTTCAAGGGCAGATTGAAAATAGTGATTCGCTGGAGCAAATTAATATCATTGAGGGGAAAATAATTAATCAATTGTTACATCAGATTGATGCAAAGTACATCCCAATGACTATTTTTAAGTCAAAAAAGAATCCTGTATCATTTGAAGTTGTTAAACTTTCTGTCGTAATATTACTATTTTTATTACCCACTTTATTTTTATGGAATTATACTCAATTAGCCATTTTAGTTAGAGAAGGATTCCCAAACTTTCCTCACCTTGGAAGTATTATTCGTTTGTTAGCCTATCTAATTTTAACGTGCAATATGATTTATGTAGTATATAAATTATCTGAATTACAGTTAAAAAGACGATTAATCAAAAATCTTTCTTTTCGTGGGGCAAATATCTCTGGAGATATTGAAGTATTTCAAAGTGAAGAAGACTCCTATTTTGATAAATATTTAGATGATGTTTTATATCTCTTTGATAACTGTCAGAGTGATATTGTCATCTTTGAAGATATTGATCGATTTGAAACAAACCTAATCTTTGAGAAACTAAGAGAAATAAATACGCTTGTTAATAATAAGAGAAAAGATGGGAAGAAACTTTTATTCATCTATCTTATCAAAGATGATATGTTTACTTCGCAAGATAGAACTAAATTTTTTGATTTCATCATTCCAATTATTCCAGTAATTACTTCATCTAATTCAGGTGAAAAACTAGGAGAAATACTAACAAATTTAGGTGAATCACACAGTGTTAGTAAAACATTGTTAAAACAAGTGGCGATTTACATTGATGATATGAGACTGGCGTATAATATCTGTAATGAGTTTGTTTTATATAAGAATAACTTATTTAGTCAGAAAGAAAATGATAATAATAAGCTGAATCTTTCATCAGATAAAATTTTTGCAATCATTGTTTATAAAAATATTTTTCCTAAAGATTTTTCATTACTCCAGAAAGACTCAGGATTTGTTCATCAACTTTTTAGTAAGATTGATAATTTGAGACAGCGTAATCTAGATAAAAAATCAGCAGAAATTGAGAAAATAGAAGAAAAGATAATTTCTTCTGAACAAGAATTTTCTAGGAATAAACTTGAACTTTATTCAACGTATCTGAAGGTTCCTGAGGGAAGGGTAGCTATTCGAGTAAATGGTAAAACCGAGAGTCAATTTCCTAATAGGCTAGATTTTATACGTGAAATTCTATCGGAAGATGCTGAAATTGAATCAGTTAAAGCAGATTATTATTCTCAGCTAAATGGTCGAAAAGAAGAATTAGAAGATATATTCCCGATGAATGATATTAGTTTTCAAGAGCGGTTGAGTGCTTTAGATAATCAAAATCATCTTAATGAGTTGAATTCTAATTTAGAAAAATTACGCGAAGAGTATGGAAATATTAAATCAGAAAAGTTATCTGTACTCATTAACCGTCATTTTTTCGATACTATAATGGAAGAATATTCCTACTTAAAGAAAGAGAAAAACTCTCTAATCATGCATTTATTGAGAAATGGCTATATAGATGAGAGTTTTCCAGACTATATTACTTATTTTTACCCTAATAGCCTGAAGAAGCAGGATAAAGAGTTTTTAAATGCGGTGCAAGGAGAGATTGAACTCGACTGGGATTATTCTTTGATAGAAGTTGCAGAAGTCAATGAAAGACTTGATGACTCCGATTTTACGAGAATTTATGCCTTAAATTTTGATCTGTTTGAATATCTTTTACAGAGAGAAAGTAAGAAAAGATTGGAAAGTTATTTATCAGAGACTAATGTAAAATTTGTTAACAAGTTTTTACAACAAAACTCACGACCTCTTGCAGCAAAAATTTCTGTCCTGCTCTACTTAACTGATTTAAATCAGGAAACATTAAAATTACTTTTGACATCTGATGACATTCTTGAAAAAGAAAAAATTCAGATAATTGTTTTACTGTTATCATTTATTGACTTTTCTAAAGTCGGTTGGCAAGAAGAACTACAAGAGGTAATAAACTCTTTTGTAAATAGTAACTGGTCAGATATCCAAGAAATTATTGATAATTTTAACGAGCTCCTCAATAATACTCAGATTCAAGATAATTTGAAGTTTATGGAAGTTAAAATTAAAGATTTAAGTTTTGAAGATAGCCATAAAGTGATGAGTGATTTTGTTTATGACAATAATCTTTATGATGTTAATGTTAAAAACGTTCGAAGTTTAGCTTTTTATTTGGATGATAATTTTAAACAAGACAGTTTGATAAAACAACCAATTACGACTGTTAGAAAGTTTGATAAGCTCTTTAGTTATATTGAAAAAAATATTGACCGATTTGTAACAGAGTTTATACCCTATATGAGCGATAATTTATGTGATAAGTGGCTAGATATGTATTATTTACTTAATCATAACGAAGTAACCAGTGATAATAGAATAGAGTACTTGAAGAGAGTCCAAAATAATATTTTGGATTTTGAACAATTGGATGATGCTATAATCAAGGACGCAGCTATTGCATTCAATAAAGCAAGATTTAGTACGAAAAATATTCTAGATTACTTCTGTGAATATCATAGTTGGAATGATCGATTGATTGAATTTGTAAATAACGGGGAGCACTTGGATTTTTTACAAACAGAGTTCAAGGGATTTTCAGATGAATTTCAAGAAGAATTTTTTGAAGAAACCGTTAAATGTAACCAATTAGCTAATGATAAATACAAAGAGATTCTTTCAAAATTGGGATGGTGTTTTACAGAATTTAAGTTGGCAAATATTGCTGATGAAAAAATGTCAATTCTAATTAGTACAAGAAGTATATCGGATAAATTTTCAGTAAATACATTAAATTTCCTCAGAGATAATTATCAAAATCATGTTATTGAATATTTGATGGAATATATTGATGAGTATCTTTTAGAAAATGTGGAGGATACGGATATTTATCAAGAAACTGAAATGTTCAATCTTTTACAAGAAGGATTAACTGATGAACGGAAATTTAAAATTATTGATAGATTTCCTACTAGGATATCTATTGAGGGTAAAGACTACTCTACACCTCTAGTTAATCATATTTTACAAAATAAATTTGATGAATCTGATTTAGAATATATTCTGTGTGGGTACACTTCTTTTGAATTCAGTACTAGAAAGTTAGTAGAAAAAATCTTTGCGGATTATTTCGATGACATTCTAGAGGAAGGATACTCAGTCAATAAGGAATTATTGCAATCAGTCATCGAAAATACTGATATAGATTTAAGTGAACGTCGATTAATATTGGCAAAATACCTTAATGAGTTTACATATGATGAAGTTTTGAGTTTATTTAGAGTTTTAGACCTTACCGAAATTATTTTGGCGTTAACTGATAGAAAGAATCCTAAGATTAAAAATACAAATTATAATAAATCAATCCTCCAGTATCTAAAAATAAATAAAAAAATTGCCTCCTACCAATTAGAAGGTGATGGATATAGAATATATAGCCGTAAAAAAATAAAGTAG
- a CDS encoding ATP-dependent DNA helicase, which translates to MENKEYLSNDLSLYQFSPESQYLDRKSARKKPSELLKHLIAFANADGGQLVIGIEDEKQENIITGFKDGRAYPIDDFKKIDRGMRETPLDLSFEEIPVINHKGEEDFILVISVELSSNRVIAAPNDDVYLRQGDDSVKLSYEQRTQLSYDKGQRFFEDEVVPDARLKDIDDSLVQDFKNRFDISERSVEEILKARRFLINGKLTKAAILLFGKYPSAFFPQARVRFQRFDGTDMGTGSSFNVIKEVTFDDALPILIIKVRDFIRTQLREFQYLDDNGQFQILPEYPEFAWFEGVVNAVTHRDYSVYGDHIRVLMFDDRLEIHSPGKLPNIVTVDNIKHERFSRNPRIARTLTEFGWVREMNEGVKRIYSEMESAFLHEPKFSEPGNKVVLTLENNIVSRHLRTRDSLEKQFSDFDNLNSDEQAIIHYMYNSGERMTTAKAVELTGRSRRHIGKVLQKLTDQGLLKWYGNSKNDKNQYYTLASK; encoded by the coding sequence TTGGAAAATAAGGAATATTTATCTAATGATTTATCCCTCTACCAATTCTCTCCAGAAAGCCAATACCTAGATCGAAAATCAGCCAGAAAGAAACCGTCTGAACTTCTCAAACACCTGATTGCTTTTGCCAACGCGGATGGCGGTCAACTGGTTATTGGTATTGAGGATGAGAAACAGGAAAATATTATCACTGGTTTCAAGGACGGCAGAGCTTATCCCATAGACGATTTCAAAAAGATTGATCGTGGGATGCGTGAGACTCCTTTGGATTTATCTTTTGAGGAAATCCCTGTAATCAATCATAAGGGTGAAGAAGATTTCATTTTAGTTATCTCTGTGGAATTGTCATCAAATCGTGTGATTGCAGCACCAAATGATGATGTTTATCTTCGTCAAGGAGATGACTCTGTCAAGTTGAGTTATGAGCAACGAACTCAACTCAGTTATGATAAAGGACAACGCTTCTTTGAAGATGAGGTCGTCCCTGATGCCCGTCTGAAAGATATTGACGATAGCTTGGTTCAGGATTTTAAAAATCGTTTTGATATATCAGAGCGTTCTGTGGAAGAAATCCTTAAAGCACGTCGATTTCTAATCAATGGGAAATTAACCAAGGCAGCAATTTTACTCTTTGGCAAATATCCGTCAGCATTCTTCCCTCAAGCGCGTGTCCGATTCCAGCGATTTGATGGTACAGATATGGGAACTGGAAGTAGTTTTAATGTTATCAAGGAAGTAACCTTTGATGATGCTCTCCCAATTTTGATTATCAAGGTACGAGATTTTATTCGTACTCAGCTTCGTGAATTTCAGTATTTGGATGACAATGGGCAATTCCAAATTTTGCCTGAGTATCCTGAATTTGCCTGGTTTGAAGGTGTTGTCAATGCTGTAACTCACCGTGATTATTCTGTCTATGGTGATCACATTCGTGTGCTTATGTTTGATGATCGACTAGAGATTCATAGCCCAGGGAAATTACCCAATATCGTCACCGTTGACAATATCAAGCATGAACGCTTTTCGAGAAATCCACGTATTGCTCGAACTCTGACCGAGTTCGGTTGGGTACGTGAGATGAATGAAGGTGTTAAACGTATCTACTCGGAGATGGAATCTGCATTTCTCCATGAACCTAAATTCTCAGAACCTGGGAATAAGGTTGTCCTGACGCTTGAGAACAACATTGTCAGCCGACATCTCCGTACAAGAGACAGCTTGGAAAAACAGTTCTCTGATTTTGATAACCTAAACTCAGACGAGCAGGCTATTATCCACTATATGTATAATTCAGGCGAGAGAATGACAACGGCAAAAGCTGTTGAATTGACTGGTAGAAGCAGACGTCATATAGGAAAAGTGTTGCAAAAATTGACAGATCAAGGACTCTTGAAATGGTATGGCAATAGTAAAAATGACAAAAATCAATACTACACTCTTGCTTCAAAATAG
- a CDS encoding IS630 family transposase (programmed frameshift), whose protein sequence is MKLTIEQTKELKTYLKDKTYSPFHRRLQVILFRAEGLSYKEITNLIGYSKYTIWSLQRKYELEGISALVRETRGGRNRQYLTLQEEEAFLKEQLTASLNGEFVTINSLYEAYQKRVGHPTTKEGFYAILKRHGWRKVTPRPEHPKKADAETILASKNKIFIHENRKKRFKNSRRYHKVRLMYQDEVGFGRISKIGKAWAPKGVRPHVHSHYIREYRYCYGAVDAHTGESFFIIAGGCNTDWMNVFLKQLSEAYPDDYILLVMDNAVWHKSSTLEKPHNIGFEFIPPYTPEMNPIEQVWAEIRKRGFKNKAFKTLDDVINKLQEVIRELDWSILKPIVSRQWFKNT, encoded by the exons ATGAAACTTACTATCGAACAAACGAAAGAATTAAAAACTTATTTGAAAGATAAAACCTATTCTCCATTTCATAGACGACTTCAAGTTATCTTGTTCAGAGCAGAAGGTCTTAGCTATAAGGAAATCACTAACCTCATCGGCTATTCAAAGTATACAATCTGGTCCTTACAGCGCAAGTACGAACTTGAGGGGATTTCAGCTCTAGTAAGAGAAACGCGAGGTGGACGGAACCGTCAATATTTAACCCTTCAAGAAGAGGAAGCGTTTCTAAAAGAACAGTTAACAGCCTCACTAAATGGCGAATTTGTGACGATAAACTCTCTCTATGAAGCTTATCAGAAACGGGTTGGACACCCTACGACCAAGGAAGGATTCTATGCCATTCTTAAACGCCATGGTTGGCGCAAAGTGACGCCAAGACCAGAACACCCTAAAAAAGCAGACGCCGAAACGATTCTAGCGTCTAAAAATAAAATCTTCATTCACGAAAACAGGAA AAAGCGCTTCAAGAATAGTCGTCGCTATCATAAAGTCAGGCTAATGTATCAAGATGAGGTGGGTTTCGGTCGGATCAGTAAAATTGGGAAGGCCTGGGCACCAAAAGGGGTGAGACCGCATGTACATAGTCACTATATTCGTGAGTATCGCTATTGCTATGGTGCTGTTGATGCCCATACAGGAGAGTCCTTCTTCATTATCGCTGGGGGCTGTAATACAGATTGGATGAATGTTTTTCTCAAACAACTATCTGAAGCTTATCCTGACGATTATATTTTATTAGTGATGGACAATGCCGTTTGGCATAAATCAAGTACCTTAGAGAAACCACATAATATTGGTTTTGAGTTTATTCCTCCCTATACTCCTGAAATGAATCCAATTGAACAAGTTTGGGCTGAGATTCGAAAGAGAGGGTTTAAGAATAAAGCTTTTAAAACACTAGACGATGTGATAAACAAGCTTCAAGAAGTAATACGAGAGTTAGATTGGTCTATTTTAAAACCAATTGTTAGTAGACAATGGTTTAAAAACACTTGA
- a CDS encoding 30S ribosomal protein S9 yields MAQAQYTGTGRRKNAVARVRLVPGTGKITVNKKDVEEYIPHADLRLVINQPFAVTSTQGSYDVFVNVNGGGYGGQSGAIRHGIARALLQVDPDFRDSLKRAGLLTRDARMVERKKPGLKKARKASQFSKR; encoded by the coding sequence ATGGCACAAGCACAATACACAGGTACTGGTCGTCGTAAAAACGCGGTTGCACGCGTACGTTTGGTCCCAGGTACTGGTAAAATCACAGTAAACAAAAAAGATGTAGAAGAGTACATCCCACACGCTGACCTTCGTTTGGTTATCAACCAACCATTCGCAGTAACTTCAACACAAGGTTCATACGACGTTTTCGTTAACGTGAACGGTGGTGGTTACGGTGGTCAATCAGGTGCGATTCGTCACGGTATCGCGCGTGCATTGCTTCAAGTTGACCCAGACTTCCGCGATTCATTGAAACGCGCAGGCCTTCTTACACGTGACGCTCGTATGGTTGAACGTAAGAAACCAGGTCTTAAGAAAGCACGTAAAGCATCACAATTCAGTAAACGTTAA
- a CDS encoding PEP phosphonomutase, whose translation MKRLLSCYASDMVGATKEELKQSILSSEGRIIMGETVVTAAPLIAGVTNAEMMAAFGCDLLVLNELDVFYPEIVGFYDCDNPIAEIKRLTGRLVGINLEPVDTSQEVQDQQVFLKPGRQVSPESLRQAQVLGVDFIMLTGNPATGVSMAAIRSAIGLAKEYFEGLIFAGKMHGAGLGESVVDSQALLDFVDLGADGVLIPAVGTVPGVREEIVAPIVSQVKARGALVISTIGTSQESADSQTVREFGLSNKRVGSDIHHIGDGGYGRMPDPENILALSLAVRGKRHTYFKMGQSVRR comes from the coding sequence ATGAAACGTTTATTGTCATGCTATGCTAGTGATATGGTGGGAGCGACCAAGGAGGAGCTCAAGCAGTCCATCTTGTCCAGTGAAGGTCGGATTATCATGGGAGAAACAGTGGTCACAGCGGCTCCCTTAATTGCGGGGGTGACCAATGCGGAGATGATGGCTGCCTTTGGTTGTGACCTTTTGGTGCTCAACGAATTAGATGTCTTTTATCCGGAGATTGTTGGCTTTTACGACTGTGACAATCCTATCGCTGAAATCAAGCGGTTGACGGGTCGATTGGTTGGGATTAACTTGGAGCCTGTGGATACTAGTCAGGAAGTCCAAGACCAGCAGGTTTTTCTAAAACCAGGTCGTCAGGTTAGTCCAGAAAGTCTGCGACAGGCCCAAGTTCTTGGCGTGGACTTCATCATGCTGACAGGTAATCCTGCTACGGGTGTGTCCATGGCTGCAATCCGCTCTGCTATTGGCCTTGCCAAAGAATACTTTGAGGGCCTCATCTTTGCGGGGAAAATGCACGGTGCAGGTCTGGGAGAGTCGGTCGTGGATAGTCAAGCCCTGCTAGATTTTGTGGACTTGGGGGCAGACGGTGTCCTCATACCTGCAGTCGGAACGGTGCCGGGTGTTCGTGAGGAAATCGTGGCACCGATTGTCAGTCAGGTCAAGGCGCGTGGGGCTTTGGTTATTTCGACTATCGGGACTAGTCAGGAGAGTGCGGACAGTCAGACGGTGCGGGAGTTTGGGCTCAGCAACAAGCGGGTAGGTTCGGACATTCACCATATCGGAGACGGGGGCTACGGTCGGATGCCAGACCCTGAAAATATCTTGGCCCTGTCCTTGGCGGTTAGAGGTAAGCGGCACACCTATTTTAAAATGGGGCAGTCAGTGAGGAGATAG
- a CDS encoding TIR domain-containing protein, translating to MIFISYNHGDQDVVDMIAKRLEIEFGRDNIFYDKWSMQPGDSIIGKMDEGLEKVTTFFYFLSSNSLNSNMVKKEWQAALTKSLYEGVKFVPIKVSDCKIPAILTDVYYIDLFSQGLDNTIEQMRSVISGSSRYTPLPDIENLQVSIKYISTNEVEFKIFTTHFVESDASFGFVCKNPIDSYEVRPLTETIYRSMQGETYKKLSDGREKAFKMQIGILQRSITPSQPFIGRLVSKQLPLQLEGILHIKSFEPVNFRELKINIEQ from the coding sequence ATGATTTTTATTAGTTATAATCACGGAGATCAAGATGTAGTAGATATGATTGCTAAACGATTAGAGATTGAGTTTGGACGAGATAATATTTTCTACGATAAATGGTCTATGCAACCAGGAGATAGTATTATAGGCAAAATGGATGAAGGGCTTGAAAAAGTTACAACATTTTTTTATTTTCTATCATCAAATAGCTTGAATAGCAACATGGTCAAAAAAGAATGGCAAGCGGCTCTAACTAAGTCTCTCTATGAGGGAGTTAAATTTGTCCCAATAAAGGTTTCTGATTGCAAGATACCAGCTATTTTAACAGATGTATACTACATTGATTTATTTAGTCAAGGATTAGATAATACTATTGAACAAATGCGAAGTGTGATAAGTGGCAGTTCGAGATATACACCCTTACCTGATATAGAGAATTTACAAGTTTCTATTAAATATATATCAACTAATGAGGTTGAGTTTAAAATTTTTACTACACATTTTGTGGAAAGTGATGCATCTTTTGGTTTTGTTTGCAAAAATCCAATTGACTCATATGAAGTTCGTCCCTTAACAGAAACGATATACCGGAGTATGCAAGGGGAAACATATAAGAAATTAAGTGATGGTAGAGAGAAAGCATTTAAAATGCAAATTGGAATTCTGCAGCGTTCTATTACGCCAAGTCAACCTTTTATAGGCAGGTTGGTCTCTAAGCAATTACCATTACAGCTAGAAGGTATTTTGCATATAAAGTCATTTGAACCGGTAAATTTTAGGGAATTAAAGATAAATATTGAGCAGTGA